A single region of the Brassica rapa cultivar Chiifu-401-42 chromosome A03, CAAS_Brap_v3.01, whole genome shotgun sequence genome encodes:
- the LOC103856778 gene encoding lycopene epsilon cyclase, chloroplastic, with translation MECVGARNFAAMAVTAFPSRTSRRGFPVVKRYSFKNLRCGLCSRVVRASVGGGGGGSGSESCVAVREDYADEEDFVKAGGSEIMFVQMQQNKDMDEQSKLVDKLPPISVGDGGALDLVVIGCGPAGLALAAESAKLGLKVGLIGPDLPFTNNYGVWEDEFNDLGLQKCIEHVWRDTIVYLDDNNPISIGRAYGRVNRRLLHEELLRRCAESGVSYLSSKVESITEAPNGLRLVSCERNTVVPCRLATVASGAASGKLLQYELGGPRVCVQTAYGVEVEVENSPYDPEQMVFMDYRDYTNQKVRSLEAEYPTFLYAMPMTKTRVFFEETCLASKDVMPFDLLKRKLMLRLETLGIRILKTYEEEWSYIPVGGSLPNTEQKNLAFGAAASMVHPATGYSVVRSLSEAPNYASVIADILKHDTTSFTKHINISRQAWDTLWPSERKRQRAFFLFGLALIVQLDIGGIRSFFHTFFRLPKWMWQGFLGSTLTSGDLVLFAFYMFIIAPNNLRKGLINHLVSDPTGATMIKTYLRV, from the exons ATGGAGTGTGTTGGTGCTCGCAATTTCGCTGCAATGGCGGTCACAGCTTTTCCTTCTCGGACCTCCCGGAGGGGGTTTCCGGTGGTGAAGAGATACAGTTTTAAGAATCTTCGCTGCGGTTTGTGTAGTAGAGTCGTCAGAGCTAGCGtcggcggcggaggaggaggctCCGGTAGCGAGAGTTGCGTTGCGGTGAGGGAGGATTACGCTGACGAGGAAGATTTCGTGAAAGCTGGTGGTTCGGAGATTATGTTCGTTCAAATGCAGCAGAACAAGGACATGGATGAACAGTCTAAGCTCGTTGATAAG TTACCTCCTATATCAGTTGGTGATGGTGGTGCTTTGGACCTAGTGGTTATTGGTTGTGGTCCAGCTGGTTTAGCCTTGGCTGCTGAATCAGCTAAGCTTGGATTAAAAGTTGGACTGATTGGTCCGGACCTTCCTTTCACTAACAACTACGGTGTTTGGGAAGATGAGTTCAACg ATCTTGGCTTGCAAAAATGTATTGAGCATGTTTGGAGAGATACCATTGTGTATCTAGACGATAACAATCCCATTAGTATCGGTCGTGCTTATGGAAGAGTTAATCGACGGTTACTCCACGAGGAGCTCTTGAGGAG GTGTGCCGAGTCAGGTGTCTCGTATCTTAGCTCAAAAGTTGAGAGCATAACAGAAGCTCCTAATGGCCTTAGGCTCGTTTCCTGTGAAAGAAACACCGTTGTTCCGTGCAGGCTTGCCACTGTTGCGTCTGGAGCAGCTTCAGGGAAGCTCTTGCAGTACGAACTTGGGGGACCTAGAGTCTGTGTCCAAACTGCATATGGCGTGGAGGTTGAG GTGGAAAACAGTCCATATGATCCAGAGCAGATGGTTTTCATGGACTACAGAGATTATACGAACCAGAAAGTTCGGAGCTTAGAAGCTGAGTATCCAACGTTTCTGTACGCCATGCCGATGACAAAGACTAGAGTATTCTTTGAG GAGACATGCTTAGCCTCAAAAGATGTCATGCCATTTGATTTGCTAAAGAGGAAGCTCATGTTAAGATTAGAAACACTCGGAATCAGAATTCTAAAGACTTATGAAGAG GAATGGTCTTATATCCCAGTAGGTGGTTCCTTACCAAACACTGAACAAAAGAATCTCGCCTTTGGCGCTGCAGCTAGCATGGTACATCCCGCTACAG GCTATTCAGTTGTGAGATCTTTGTCTGAAGCTCCAAATTACGCATCAGTCATCGCGGATATACTAAAACACGACACTACTTCCTTCACCAAACACATCAACATTTCAAGACAAG CTTGGGATACATTATGGCCATCAGAAAGGAAACGACAAAGAGCATTCTTTCTCTTCGGCCTTGCGCTCATAGTTCAACTCGATATCGGAGGCATTAGGAGCTTCTTCCACACTTTCTTCCGTCTTCCAAAATG GATGTGGCAAGGGTTTCTAGGATCAACGTTAACATCAGGAGATCTGGTTCTGTTTGCTTTCTACATGTTCATCATTGCACCAAACAATTTAAGAAAAGGTCTTATTAATCATCTGGTCTCTGATCCAACCGGAGCAACCATGATTAAAACCTATCTCAGAGTATGA
- the LOC103856780 gene encoding uncharacterized protein LOC103856780 isoform X1, producing MTDFSMVLGDMKVNGGEIDESKVKAPNMFERAKEEFDAVVGAIHQRKSSKDESDQMEFKSEKPEDENKKPNMMRKAKEEIKSLFHSKEKPHHHKETHGRSDDIDENTHVDEVKAPNVFERAKEEIEAVIDTIHSKKKETGGSYSPKRSRSVSPEKERAGFGCSLGKGLEKICAPWGNNKND from the exons ATGACTG ATTTTTCTATGGTGTTAGGTGACATGAAGGTTAATGGTGGTGAGATTGATGAGAGCAAAGTCAAAGCGCCAAACATGTTTGAACGGGCCAAAGAGGAGTTCGATGCTGTTGTTGGGGCTATTCATCAACGCAAGAGTTCCAA ggaCGAATCTGATCAAATGGAATTCAAATCCGAGAAACCAG AAGATGAGAATAAGAAACCGAATATGATGAGAAAGGCCAAGGAGGAAATAAAATCTCTGTTCCATTCCAAGGAGAAACCTCATCATCACAAAGAAACTCATGGAAGGAGTGATGATATCGATGAGAACACACATGTAGATGAAGTGAAGGCTCCCAATGTTTTCGAGAGAGCCAAGGAAGAGATAGAGGCTGTCATCGACACCATCCATTCCAAGAAGAAGGAGACTGGCGGTTCTTATTCTCCTAAGCGTTCCCGGTCTGTCTCACCGGAGAAGGAGAGAGCTGGATTCGGATGCTCTCTTGGAAAGGGGCTGGAAAAGATTTGTGCTCCTTGGGGGAATAATAAAAACGATTGA
- the LOC103856775 gene encoding uncharacterized protein LOC103856775: protein MASIFRPSISLDLRPKVTCTNLSTKERLDFHNKSLRKEKLNIRLRGVKANQAQGTSVVTEEKELNNKTDYGVVGVHHVGLLCENLERSLEFYQNILGLEINEARPHDKLPYRGAWLWVGSEMIHLMELPNPDPLTGRPEHGGRDRHACIAIRDVSVLKEILDKAGIAYTMSKSGRPAIFTRDPDTNALEFTQV from the exons ATGGCGTCTATTTTCAGACCTTCAATTTCACTAGACCTACGACCAAAG GTGACCTGCACGAATCTCTCCACAAAAGAACGACTTGACTTTCACAACAAGAGTCTGAGAAAAGAGAAGCTCAACATTAGGTTACGTGGAGTTAAAGCTAATCAAGCACAAGGGACTAGTGTGGTTACAGAAGAGAAAGAGCTTAACAACAAAACCG ATTATGGAGTTGTAGGGGTTCACCATGTGGGTCTGCTGTGTGAAAACCTAGAACGGTCACTGGAGTTTTACCAGAACATTCTAGGCCTTGAGATCAACGAGGCGAGGCCACACGATAAGCTTCCATATAGAGGAGCATGGTTATGGGTAGGTTCAGAGATGATTCATCTAATGGAGCTTCCAAATCCTGATCCATTAACTGGTAGACCCGAGCACGGTGGTCGAGATAGACATGCTTGTATCGCAATCCGAGATGTTTCAGTTCTGAAAGAGATTCTGGATAAAGCTG GGATTGCGTATACGATGAGTAAGTCAGGGAGGCCAGCGATATTCACTCGTGATCCAGACACAAACGCTCTTGAGTTTACTCAAGTTTGA
- the LOC103856780 gene encoding uncharacterized protein LOC103856780 isoform X3, which yields MTGDMKVNGGEIDESKVKAPNMFERAKEEFDAVVGAIHQRKSSKDESDQMEFKSEKPEDENKKPNMMRKAKEEIKSLFHSKEKPHHHKETHGRSDDIDENTHVDEVKAPNVFERAKEEIEAVIDTIHSKKKETGGSYSPKRSRSVSPEKERAGFGCSLGKGLEKICAPWGNNKND from the exons ATGACTG GTGACATGAAGGTTAATGGTGGTGAGATTGATGAGAGCAAAGTCAAAGCGCCAAACATGTTTGAACGGGCCAAAGAGGAGTTCGATGCTGTTGTTGGGGCTATTCATCAACGCAAGAGTTCCAA ggaCGAATCTGATCAAATGGAATTCAAATCCGAGAAACCAG AAGATGAGAATAAGAAACCGAATATGATGAGAAAGGCCAAGGAGGAAATAAAATCTCTGTTCCATTCCAAGGAGAAACCTCATCATCACAAAGAAACTCATGGAAGGAGTGATGATATCGATGAGAACACACATGTAGATGAAGTGAAGGCTCCCAATGTTTTCGAGAGAGCCAAGGAAGAGATAGAGGCTGTCATCGACACCATCCATTCCAAGAAGAAGGAGACTGGCGGTTCTTATTCTCCTAAGCGTTCCCGGTCTGTCTCACCGGAGAAGGAGAGAGCTGGATTCGGATGCTCTCTTGGAAAGGGGCTGGAAAAGATTTGTGCTCCTTGGGGGAATAATAAAAACGATTGA
- the LOC103856780 gene encoding uncharacterized protein LOC103856780 isoform X4, with the protein MTGDMKVNGGEIDESKVKAPNMFERAKEEFDAVVGAIHQRKSSKDESDQMEFKSEKPDENKKPNMMRKAKEEIKSLFHSKEKPHHHKETHGRSDDIDENTHVDEVKAPNVFERAKEEIEAVIDTIHSKKKETGGSYSPKRSRSVSPEKERAGFGCSLGKGLEKICAPWGNNKND; encoded by the exons ATGACTG GTGACATGAAGGTTAATGGTGGTGAGATTGATGAGAGCAAAGTCAAAGCGCCAAACATGTTTGAACGGGCCAAAGAGGAGTTCGATGCTGTTGTTGGGGCTATTCATCAACGCAAGAGTTCCAA ggaCGAATCTGATCAAATGGAATTCAAATCCGAGAAACCAG ATGAGAATAAGAAACCGAATATGATGAGAAAGGCCAAGGAGGAAATAAAATCTCTGTTCCATTCCAAGGAGAAACCTCATCATCACAAAGAAACTCATGGAAGGAGTGATGATATCGATGAGAACACACATGTAGATGAAGTGAAGGCTCCCAATGTTTTCGAGAGAGCCAAGGAAGAGATAGAGGCTGTCATCGACACCATCCATTCCAAGAAGAAGGAGACTGGCGGTTCTTATTCTCCTAAGCGTTCCCGGTCTGTCTCACCGGAGAAGGAGAGAGCTGGATTCGGATGCTCTCTTGGAAAGGGGCTGGAAAAGATTTGTGCTCCTTGGGGGAATAATAAAAACGATTGA
- the LOC103856779 gene encoding casein kinase 1-like protein 12, translated as MEARVGNKFRLGRKIGSGSFGEIHLGTHLQTNEEVAIKLENAKTKHPQLLYESKLYRLLQGGTGVPNLKWFGVEGDYNVLVMDLLGPSLEDLFNFCSRKLSLKSVLMLADQMINRVEYFHSKSFLHRDLKPDNFLMGLGRRANQVYIIDFGLAKKYRDNTTHQHIPYRENKNLTGTARYASMNTHLGIEQSRRDDLESLGYILMYFLKGSLPWQGLKAGTKKQKYERISEKKVSTSIESLCRGYPSEFASYFHYCRSLRFDDKPDYGYLKRIFRDLFIREGFQFDYVFDWTILKYQQSQLTAPPTRGPAAGTSSGLPPGLTSTDRYGEEDGGRPPMDSSRRRTSGALENSSAAVRAPMMPSSSLFGQSAGSSRRVTSEELQRSRTGSGLRNSGMVSTSERKRSSSTRKHYDSAIKGIETLHVSDERYHHH; from the exons ATGGAGGCTCGTGTGGGTAACAAGTTTCGTCTCGGACGCAAAATCGGAAGCGGTTCCTTTGGAGAGATCCATCTCG GTACTCATCTTCAAACGAATGAAGAAGTCGCTATCAAGCTT gaaaaTGCCAAGACAAAACATCCACAGCTGCTTTATGAATCCAAGTTATACAGACTTCTACAGGGAGGAA CTGGTGTTCCAAATCTCAAGTGGTTTGGTGTTGAAGGCGACTACAATGTTCTGGTCATGGATTTACTTGGACCTAGTCTTGAAGACTTGTTCAATTTCTGTAGCAGGAAACTTTCTCTCAAGTCCGTCCTCATGCTTGCTGATCAAATG ATAAACCGTGTTGAGTATTTCCATTCGAAATCTTTCCTCCACCGAGATCTCAAGCCTGACAACTTCCTCATGGGGTTAGGGAGACGCGCCAACCAG GTATACATCATCGACTTTGGTCTTGCAAAGAAGTACAGAGATAACACTACTCATCAGCACATTCCTTACCG AGAAAACAAGAATCTCACTGGAACTGCAAGATATGCTAGTATGAACACTCACTTGGGAATTG AACAAAGCAGAAGGGATGACTTAGAATCTCTTGGTTACATTCTCATGTATTTCCTTAAAGGAAG TCTTCCATGGCAAGGGCTTAAAGCTGGaaccaagaaacaaaaatatgagAGAATCAGCGAAAAGAAAGTCTCTACTTCCATTGAG TCCTTATGCCGTGGCTACCCATCTGAGTTCGCATCCTACTTCCATTACTGCCGCTCCCTCCGGTTCGATGATAAACCGGATTACGGTTACCTCAAAAGAATATTCAGAGATCTCTTCATCCGCGAAG GGTTTCAATTCGATTATGTGTTTGACTGGACCATACTGAAGTACCAACAGTCACAGCTAACAGCTCCTCCAACACGTGGCCCTGCGGCTGGAACCAGTTCGGGTTTGCCTCCAGGATTGACCAGCACTGATAGATACGGAG aGGAAGATGGAGGGAGACCACCGATGGATTCATCAAGAAGGAGAACATCAGGAGCTCTCGAGAACTCATCAGCTGCTGTTAGAGCTCCAATG ATGCCAAGCTCGTCGTTGTTCGGACAATCAGCAGGATCATCGAGGAGAGTAACGTCTGAGGAGCTGCAGAGAAGCCGTACGGGCAGTGGATTGAGAAACTCTGGGATGGTTTCGACGTCGGAGAGGAAGAGATCTTCTTCCACTAGGAAACATTATGATTCTGCTATCAAAGGCATTGAGACTCTCCATGTCTCTGACGAAAGGTATCACCACCATTGA
- the LOC103856915 gene encoding putative FBD-associated F-box protein At5g56560: protein QISISNLYKVVLPWFRLPSLKSLHLLSVKFSGEESIASFLQICPVLEYLVIDSVIDDNVMILNINAPSLRSLSIDNSIGERTYVEENHAFVINAPSLEKMNFKDTFSSCLVFEHMPEVIEANIQVICGQSENFIGSLTSIRHLPLCSLSSETPYPSGTTFPYLEHLELCTCSDEWANLLACLLNDAPTVKYLKLKSQHGAHYNDPMVLWKEPTAVPECLSTHLEIMEWRQYEGTEQERHMAAYILANATCLKTATFSTRCGDKHHNVLRKLKNLNRGSKTCQLLCD from the exons caaatTAGCATATCTAATTTGTACAAGGTGGTTCTGCCTTGGTTTCGCTTGCCATCGCTCAAAAGTCTGCACCTTTTATCGGTCAAGTTCTCGGGTGAAGAATCCATTGCAAGTTTCTTACAGATTTGCCCTGTTCTTGAATATTTGGTTATAGACAGTGTGAT AGATGACAATGTGATGATACTCAACATCAACGCGCCTTCTTTGAGGAGCTTATCTATTGATAACTCTATAGGGGAACGTACCTACGTTGAGGAGAATCATGCGTTTGTGATAAATGCTCCTTCTTTGGAGAAAATGAACTTTAAAGATACATTCAGTAGCTGTCTAGTGTTTGAGCATATGCCGGAGGTGATAGAGGCGAATATCCAGGTTATTTGTGGCCAGTCTGAGAACTTCATAGGGTCTCTTACCTCAATCCGTCATCTCCCTCTATGTTCTCTATCTTCAGAG ACACCATATCCTAGTGGCACTACCTTCCCCTATCTTGAACATTTAGAGCTATGTACATGTTCTGATGAATGGGCCAATCTACTTGCTTGTTTACTCAACGACGCTCCAACAGTCAAATATCTAAAGCTTAAGTCG cAACATGGTGCCCATTACAATGATCCGATGGTCCTCTGGAAGGAACCAACAGCTGTTCCGGAATGTTTATCGACGCATCTAGAGATCATGGAATGGAGACAATATGAAGGCACAGAGCAAGAGAGGCATATGGCTGCGTACATACTAGCAAACGCTACATGTTTAAAGACGGCGACATTCTCAACAAGATGTGGAGACAAACATCACAACGTGCTCAGAAAGTTGAAGAATCTAAACAGAGGTTCAAAGACATGTCAGTTATTGTGTGACTAA
- the LOC103856780 gene encoding uncharacterized protein LOC103856780 isoform X2, whose product MTDFSMVLGDMKVNGGEIDESKVKAPNMFERAKEEFDAVVGAIHQRKSSKDESDQMEFKSEKPDENKKPNMMRKAKEEIKSLFHSKEKPHHHKETHGRSDDIDENTHVDEVKAPNVFERAKEEIEAVIDTIHSKKKETGGSYSPKRSRSVSPEKERAGFGCSLGKGLEKICAPWGNNKND is encoded by the exons ATGACTG ATTTTTCTATGGTGTTAGGTGACATGAAGGTTAATGGTGGTGAGATTGATGAGAGCAAAGTCAAAGCGCCAAACATGTTTGAACGGGCCAAAGAGGAGTTCGATGCTGTTGTTGGGGCTATTCATCAACGCAAGAGTTCCAA ggaCGAATCTGATCAAATGGAATTCAAATCCGAGAAACCAG ATGAGAATAAGAAACCGAATATGATGAGAAAGGCCAAGGAGGAAATAAAATCTCTGTTCCATTCCAAGGAGAAACCTCATCATCACAAAGAAACTCATGGAAGGAGTGATGATATCGATGAGAACACACATGTAGATGAAGTGAAGGCTCCCAATGTTTTCGAGAGAGCCAAGGAAGAGATAGAGGCTGTCATCGACACCATCCATTCCAAGAAGAAGGAGACTGGCGGTTCTTATTCTCCTAAGCGTTCCCGGTCTGTCTCACCGGAGAAGGAGAGAGCTGGATTCGGATGCTCTCTTGGAAAGGGGCTGGAAAAGATTTGTGCTCCTTGGGGGAATAATAAAAACGATTGA
- the LOC103856773 gene encoding U-box domain-containing protein 34, with protein sequence MVVMSNKFFESIGGAPAYSTVAVAVKGSVGDAVGGAASRRALRWTVENLLPNVDRLVLVHVMPNVTTIPSPSGSKIRVEELEESVVAMYKRDLRKEYEQVFVPFKRLCGSSKVETLLMEHDDPAKALLKYVSDSEVECLVLGSCSSSFLTRKKGQEMPLRVLGEAPETCETYVICKDRILTKSTNQLSPDSSSSFRIPQGAEAYTETFSRTRSDKTGLSASSMSSSGRKHSRRPASLPHSNPVSRVYSDAQSSTDIGLVDDEHTRSVIRHSLVSGNKMQLNPGANIKTPKSDVKSEVAQLRKEVETTLSMYKQACEELVHKQTQVKSLSSECIKETRRVITALEKEEMLRKAAAEEKEKHLKAVKEVQEAKSMLAKEFCERQLAELSALKQSIEKQKVIDQLFLKDGRYRKYTKEEIAAATDNFSSRKIIGEGGYGKVYKCSLDHTPVALKVLKPDSIEKKEEFLREISVLSQLRHPHVVLLLGACPDNGCLVYEYMENGSLDAHISPKKGKPSLSWFIRFRIIYETACGLAFLHNSKPEPIVHRDLKPGNILLDRNFVSKIGDVGLAKLMSEESPDSVTVYRNSIIAGTLYYMDPEYQRTGTIRPKSDLYAFGIIILQLLTARHPNGLLFCVEDAVKRGCFGDMLDGSVRDWPMAEAEELARIAIKCSQLKCRDRPDLDTQVLPALKRILESANERLKIEQDNVRPPSHYFCPILKEIMEDPYIAADGFTYEGRAIRAWIQHNQNVSPVTKHRLKHCDLTPNHTLKSAIQEWRSRSRLDLSTTLGSF encoded by the exons ATGGTGGTGATGTCGAACAAGTTCttcgaatcgatcggcggagcTCCGGCTTACTCCACGGTAGCCGTCGCGGTCAAAGGATCCGTCGGCGACGCAGTAGGAGGAGCTGCTAGCCGTCGCGCTCTTCGCTGGACCGTCGAGAATCTCCTTCCCAACGTCGATCGGTTAGTTCTAGTTCACGTCATGCCTAACGTCACCACTATTCCATCGCCTT CTGGATCGAAGATTCGGGTGGAGGAATTGGAGGAGAGTGTTGTGGCCATGTATAAGCGAGATCTGAGGAAGGAGTACGAGCAGGTCTTCGTGCCGTTCAAGAGACTCTGCGGTTCGAGTAAA GTTGAGACGTTGTTGATGGAACATGATGATCCCGCTAAGGCGCTTTTGAAGTACGTATCAGATAGTGAGGTTGAGTGTTTAGTGCTTGGCTCTTGCTCCTCTAGTTTCCTCACAAG GAAAAAAGGACAAGAAATGCCATTAAGAGTACTAGGAGAAGCTCCAGAGACATGTGAGACATATGTTATCTGCAAAGATAGAATATTAaccaaatcaaccaatcagTTATCTCCAG ATTCATCATCTAGTTTCCGTATACCACAAGGAGCAGAAGCTTATACAGAAACTTTCAGCCGCACACGCTCAGATAAGACAGGCTTGTCCGCTTCATCCATGTCATCCTCAGGCAGGAAGCACAGTCGAAGGCCTGCCTCTTTGCCGCATAGCAATCCAGTCTCTCGAGTGTATTCTGATGCACAATCTTCCACTGACATCGGTTTGGTCGATGACGAACACACCCGTTCTGTTATTAGACATAGTCTTGTCTCCGGTAATAAAATGCAGTTGAATCCTGGAGCTAACATAAAAACACCAAAG tctGATGTTAAGTCTGAAGTAGCGCAGCTAAGGAAAGAAGTAGAAACCACTCTTTCCATGTACAAACAAGCTTGTGAAGAGCTAGTTCATAAACAAACACAG GTCAAGTCTCTTTCCTCTGAGTGTATTAAAGAAACGAGAAGGGTCATAACTGCTCTGGAAAAGGAAGAAATGCTGAGAAAAGCAGCAgcagaagagaaagaaaagcatcTAAAAGCCGTAAAAGAAGTCCAAGAAGCAAAATCAATGCTAGCCAAAGAGTTCTGCGAGAGGCAACTAGCCGAGCTAAGCGCTCTCAAGCAATCCATAGAGAAACAGAAAGTCATCGACCAGCTCTTCCTGAAAGACGGGCGATACAGAAAGTACACAAAAGAAGAGATAGCTGCAGCCACAGATAACTTCTCTTCCCGTAAAATAATAGGTGAAGGAGGATACGGTAAAGTATACAAATGCAGCCTCGATCACACCCCGGTGGCTCTCAAAGTTCTCAAACCTGATTCTATCgagaagaaagaagagtttTTAAGAGAG ATCTCTGTCTTAAGCCAGCTTCGACATCCTCACGTTGTCCTTCTCCTCGGTGCTTGTCCTGATAATGGCTGCCTTGTCTATGAGTACATGGAGAACGGTAGCTTAGATGCTCACATCTCTCCCAAAAAAGGCAAACCATCTCTCTCATGGTTCATAAGATTCAGAATCATCTACGAAACCGCATGTGGCTTAGCTTTCCTCCACAACTCAAAACCCGAGCCAATCGTCCACCGTGACCTCAAGCCAGGAAACATCCTCTTAGACAGAAACTTCGTTAGCAAAATAGGCGACGTCGGACTAGCCAAACTCATGTCAGAAGAGTCACCAGACAGCGTCACGGTTTACAGAAACTCGATCATCGCCGGTACGCTCTACTACATGGACCCTGAGTACCAGAGAACCGGGACCATCAGACCGAAGTCGGATCTTTACGCATTTGGAATCATAATCCTCCAGCTTTTGACCGCCAGGCATCCCAACGGTCTTCTTTTCTGCGTTGAGGACGCGGTGAAGAGAGGCTGTTTCGGAGATATGTTGGATGGATCGGTCAGAGACTGGCCCATGGCCGAAGCGGAAGAGCTGGCTCGCATCGCGATCAAGTGTTCGCAGCTCAAGTGCAGAGACAGACCGGATCTTGATACACAAGTCTTGCCTGCTCTCAAACGGATACTTGAATCTGCTAATGAGAGACTCAAGATAGAACAAGATAACGTGCGACCACCAAGTCATTATTTCTGTCCAATTCTCAAG GAGATAATGGAAGATCCATATATAGCAGCTGATGGATTCACGTACGAAGGAAGAGCGATAAGAGCTTGGATTCAACATAATCAAAATGTGTCTCCTGTGACTAAACATCGGCTCAAACATTGCGATCTCACACCAAACCATACACTCAAATCAGCTATACAAGAGTGGCGATCTCGTTCGCGCTTAGACCTCTCTACTACTCTTGGCTCCTTTTGA